A region of Panicum virgatum strain AP13 chromosome 8N, P.virgatum_v5, whole genome shotgun sequence DNA encodes the following proteins:
- the LOC120685232 gene encoding probable E3 ubiquitin-protein ligase ATL44 — protein MAASGDVADAPGAGGGGGGVAGGGVPVPGGGDKEWKEPTCAVCLADFDDGEPVRVLPECLHYFHAECIGTWLRGSTSCPMCRAETTPTPSPASMHHHHHHRLELSVSLEEILVRT, from the exons ATGGCGGCCTC TGGTGATGTCGCGGACGCACCTGGTgcaggcgggggcgggggcggcgtcgccggcggtggTGTGCCGGTACCAGGAGGAGGAGACAAGGAGTGGAAGGAGCCGACGTGCGCGGTGTGCCTGGCCGActtcgacgacggcgagcccgTGCGGGTGCTGCCGGAGTGCCTGCACTACTTCCACGCCGAGTGCATCGGCACATGGCTACGAGGGAGCACCAGCTGCCCGATGTGCCGCGCCGAGACCACGCCCACGCCGAGCCCAGCGTCgatgcaccaccaccaccaccatcgcctcGAGCTCTCCGTCTCCCTCGAGGAGATCCTCGTACGCACGTAG
- the LOC120685233 gene encoding disease resistance protein PIK6-NP-like, giving the protein MASLLVGKPREEWSEVHRSIGFGRCKENQQVENTMKILSFSYYDLPPHLKTCLLHLSVFPEDYVIEKGPLIWMWVAEGFVHEKQGISSLFEIGEGYFNELVNRSMIQLVEAVNEEAMECACQVHDMVLDLIHSISLEENFVAILDKNKEFEASSSWQGRSPRRLALQNNDRIMEARTDMQKLWSFLSFGCDIGKHWVPLSSFKYVCVLDIHTSRGRGEMKRHHLEHLRNLLHLRYLRLIGPGIHDEIPEEVGTLKFLQTLDVETRNVWKTLPSVGLLTQLLCLRLKPMVQTVPDGIGTLMSLEELQIAYVEHEEAEPSLRQFVKELGSLRELRVLRAGVPPRLSADVRLQVDMVESLRNLEKMEGLSLGNMFSPPAPADTAAWEAAGFLLSRQLRQLFLNWVCFSVFPSFCINPSRLPNLSHLSLYVDGIDEQDLRILGGLPDAQTSVSSICV; this is encoded by the coding sequence ATGGCTAGCCTGTTGGTGGGTAAACCTAGGGAAGAATGGTCAGAGGTGCACCGCTCCATTGGTTTTGGCCGCTGTAAAGAGAACCAGCAAGTTGAGAACACTATGAAGATACTATCGTTTAGCTACTATGATCTACCACCTCATCTAAAAACATGTTTATTGCATCTAAGTGTGTTTCCAGAAGATTATGTCATTGAGAAAGGTCCTCTCATATGGATGTGGGTAGCTGAAGGTTTCGTTCACGAGAAACAAGGAATATCCTCATTATTTGAGATTGGGGAGGGATACTTCAACGAGCTTGTAAATAGAAGTATGATCCAACTGGTAGAGGCTGTGAATGAGGAGGCCATGGAATGTGCATGTCAGGTTCATGATATGGTACTGGACCTCATCCATTCCATTTCGTTAGAAGAGAACTTTGTTGCTATATTAGACAAGAACAAAGAATTTGAGGCATCATCATCATGGCAAGGCAGATCTCCTCGCAGATTGGCCCTCCAAAATAATGATAGAATCATGGAGGCCCGTACGGACATGCAAAAACTGTGGTCATTCCTTTCATTTGGGTGTGATATTGGCAAGCATTGGGTCCCACTTTCAAGCTTCAAGTATGTATGTGTGCTAGACATACATACTTccagggggaggggggagatgAAACGTCACCATCTGGAGCATCTCCGGAATTTGCTTCACTTGAGGTACCTCCGGCTAATTGGTCCTGGTATTCATGATGAGATCCCAGAAGAAGTAGGAACTCTAAAGTTTTTGCAGACCCTCGATGTGGAAACAAGGAATGTGTGGAAAACGCTACCAAGTGTGGGCCTTCTAACACAATTGTTGTGCTTGCGATTAAAACCCATGGTTCAGACAGTGCCAGATGGGATTGGTACGCTGATGTCCCTGGAGGAGCTACAGATAGCTTATGTTGAACATGAGGAAGCAGAGCCATCATTAAGGCAATTTGTCAAGGAACTGGGCAGCCTTAGGGAACTCAGGGTGCTCCGCGCTGGTGTGCCTCCTCGGTTGTCGGCGGATGTGAGATTACAGGTGGATATGGTGGAGTCCCTGCGCAACCTTGAAAAGATGGAGGGCCTTTCACTCGGAAACATGTTCTCTCCACCAGCACCTGCAGATACAGCGGCGTGGGAAGCAGCCGGCTTCCTTCTCTCACGGCAACTCCGACAGTTGTTTCTAAATTGGGTATGCTTCTCTGTGTTCCCATCATTCTGTATCAACCCCTCGCGTCTTCCCAACCTCTCCCACCTGTCCCTGTACGTGGATGGTATCGACGAGCAGGACCTGAGAATCCTGGGCGGGTTGCCAGACGCCCAGACCTCTGTTTCCTCGATCTGTGTGTGA